A window from Cryptosporangium phraense encodes these proteins:
- a CDS encoding C40 family peptidase encodes MAGVLAGSLGVGLIGVAASPAAAADSASARLSGATSVGTGSRTTLHAIGTVSGNPASFKKFTLQYQSSAGWKSVSTKTARKSGQIEWTVTIGGNSNWRVVLAVTSAHKTLSPNHYVKAVSNGNAVVKAAARQAGKMYKFGAAGPNNFDCSGLTQYVYKQFGKSLPHSATQQTKYGRAVSKSAKLPGDLILFGSGSYYSHAAIYAGGSYMWDASTTGQPVAKRKIWSNTYVVRRLV; translated from the coding sequence GTGGCCGGAGTCCTCGCAGGATCCCTCGGTGTTGGTCTGATCGGTGTCGCTGCCTCTCCGGCTGCGGCGGCGGATTCGGCCAGCGCACGGCTCTCCGGAGCCACGTCCGTCGGCACCGGGTCACGGACGACGCTGCACGCGATCGGGACGGTCAGCGGTAACCCCGCGTCGTTCAAGAAGTTCACGCTGCAGTACCAGTCCAGCGCGGGCTGGAAGTCGGTCAGCACGAAGACCGCGCGCAAGTCCGGTCAGATCGAGTGGACCGTCACCATCGGCGGGAACTCGAACTGGCGAGTGGTGCTGGCCGTCACCAGCGCGCACAAGACGCTGTCGCCGAACCACTACGTCAAGGCGGTGTCGAACGGGAACGCGGTCGTCAAGGCCGCGGCTCGTCAGGCCGGCAAGATGTACAAGTTCGGCGCGGCCGGCCCGAACAACTTCGACTGCTCGGGCCTGACCCAGTACGTCTACAAGCAGTTCGGGAAGAGCCTGCCGCACAGCGCGACCCAGCAGACGAAGTACGGGCGCGCGGTCAGCAAGTCGGCGAAGCTGCCCGGCGACCTGATCCTGTTCGGTAGCGGTAGCTACTACTCCCACGCCGCCATCTACGCCGGCGGCAGCTACATGTGGGACGCGTCGACGACCGGCCAGCCGGTGGCGAAGCGCAAGATCTGGAGCAACACGTACGTCGTCCGCCGTCTCGTCTGA
- the murJ gene encoding murein biosynthesis integral membrane protein MurJ: MSAGPEPRDFDLRRPRSNPYDPDSTVVLPAASAMDEPTAVLPVIPEQIPPEEPPAEAGTRSVARSSGVMAIFSLISRATGFIRTAAIGAAIGGGLVGDAYQVSNTIPNMLYEFLLGGILTSVVVPLLVAAKKRDADGGEAFTHKLLTAATLLLGAATVLALIAAPLLTAFFANDRSTDASRHLTTMLAYLLLPEIFFYGLSALLGAVLNTRNEFAAPAWAPILNNVTVVTTAVVFLLMPGPATLSPSTITGAQVAVLGVGTTLGIALQAFVLWPSLRKVGFRWKWRFDLRGSGLGEAARLGAWMFVYVGVSQLGVLPVIKIANYAGTRGGPGPLIHNNAFLLFMMVHGIVAVSILTALLPRMSSAAADRNFPEVTRNLSLGARLSSVVLVPATAAYLVLGIPLAVTAFRWGHFSQDQAIATGYATMAAAIGLVPFAISQMQIFAFYALRDTRTPALLNIPVVVAKLAFDLGVLFFVPTDYVVVGLQCGNTVSYLVAVFVSGRYLKRSLGGLETMAVTRTLSRLGIAAAVAGLISWGVAYGIQAALGIGKAGSFVSLVVAGIVLVGVYAVLALRLRVAEVVELADTVKRRLPGR, translated from the coding sequence GTGAGCGCGGGTCCCGAGCCGAGGGACTTCGACCTGCGTCGCCCCCGCTCGAACCCGTACGACCCGGACTCCACGGTCGTCCTGCCCGCGGCCTCGGCGATGGACGAGCCGACCGCCGTCCTGCCGGTGATCCCCGAGCAGATCCCGCCGGAGGAGCCCCCGGCCGAGGCCGGCACGCGCAGCGTCGCCCGCTCCAGCGGCGTCATGGCGATCTTCAGCCTGATCTCGCGCGCCACCGGGTTCATCCGCACCGCGGCGATCGGCGCCGCGATCGGCGGCGGCCTGGTCGGTGATGCCTACCAGGTCTCGAACACGATCCCGAACATGCTGTACGAGTTCCTGCTCGGCGGCATCCTCACCAGCGTCGTCGTGCCGCTGCTGGTCGCGGCCAAGAAGCGGGACGCCGACGGCGGCGAGGCGTTCACCCACAAGCTGCTCACCGCGGCGACGCTGTTGCTCGGCGCGGCCACGGTGCTGGCGCTCATCGCGGCGCCGCTGCTGACCGCGTTCTTCGCCAACGATCGTTCGACCGACGCCAGCCGGCACCTGACGACGATGCTGGCCTACCTACTTCTTCCCGAGATCTTCTTCTACGGTCTGTCCGCGCTGCTGGGCGCCGTGCTGAACACCCGGAACGAGTTCGCCGCGCCGGCCTGGGCGCCGATCCTGAACAACGTCACGGTCGTCACCACCGCGGTCGTGTTCCTGCTGATGCCCGGCCCGGCGACGCTGAGCCCCTCGACGATCACCGGCGCCCAGGTCGCGGTGCTCGGCGTCGGCACCACGCTCGGTATCGCGCTCCAGGCCTTCGTGCTGTGGCCGTCGCTGCGCAAGGTCGGCTTCCGCTGGAAGTGGCGGTTCGATCTGCGCGGCTCCGGCCTGGGTGAGGCGGCCCGGCTCGGCGCCTGGATGTTCGTCTACGTCGGCGTCAGTCAGCTCGGCGTGCTTCCGGTAATCAAGATCGCGAACTACGCGGGCACCCGGGGCGGCCCGGGCCCGCTCATCCACAACAACGCGTTCCTGTTGTTCATGATGGTCCACGGGATCGTCGCGGTGAGCATCCTCACCGCGCTGCTGCCCAGGATGAGCTCGGCCGCGGCCGACCGGAACTTCCCCGAGGTGACCCGGAACCTCTCGCTCGGCGCGCGCCTCTCCTCGGTCGTCCTGGTGCCCGCTACGGCGGCGTATCTCGTCCTGGGCATCCCGCTGGCGGTGACCGCGTTCCGCTGGGGCCACTTCAGCCAGGACCAGGCGATCGCGACCGGCTACGCGACGATGGCGGCCGCTATCGGCCTGGTGCCGTTCGCGATCAGCCAGATGCAGATCTTCGCGTTCTACGCCCTGCGCGACACGAGGACGCCCGCGCTGCTGAACATCCCGGTCGTCGTGGCCAAGCTCGCGTTCGACCTGGGCGTGCTGTTCTTCGTGCCGACCGACTACGTCGTCGTCGGGCTGCAGTGCGGTAACACGGTCTCGTACCTCGTCGCGGTGTTCGTGTCGGGGCGGTACCTGAAGCGCAGCCTGGGCGGCCTGGAGACGATGGCCGTGACGCGGACGCTGAGCCGCCTCGGGATCGCGGCCGCGGTCGCCGGCCTGATCAGCTGGGGCGTCGCGTACGGCATCCAGGCCGCGCTGGGCATCGGCAAGGCGGGTTCATTCGTCTCGCTGGTCGTCGCGGGGATCGTCCTGGTAGGCGTCTACGCGGTTCTGGCTCTCCGGCTCCGGGTCGCCGAAGTCGTCGAGCTCGCTGACACCGTGAAACGACGCCTACCCGGCCGCTGA
- a CDS encoding NUDIX hydrolase: MARRSSPRRPGGPGRLRRVEEVSAGGLVVQGDSGHLEGALIGKLDRRGRLLWSLPKGHVEAGETLEQTAAREVAEETGIVGDVLAALGTVDYWFVFEGRRIHKTVHHFLLDAVAGVLSDADVEVTEVAWVPLSEIPDRLAYPDERKLIARVPDLLERPA; encoded by the coding sequence ATGGCCCGCCGAAGCTCCCCGCGTCGGCCCGGGGGTCCCGGGCGGCTGCGTCGGGTCGAAGAGGTCTCGGCCGGCGGTCTGGTCGTGCAGGGCGACTCGGGTCATCTCGAGGGCGCGCTGATCGGCAAACTGGACCGCCGGGGCCGGTTGCTGTGGTCGCTGCCGAAGGGTCACGTCGAAGCGGGCGAGACGCTCGAGCAGACGGCCGCCCGCGAGGTCGCGGAAGAGACCGGCATCGTGGGAGACGTCCTGGCGGCCCTCGGTACGGTCGACTACTGGTTCGTGTTCGAGGGTCGCCGCATCCACAAGACCGTGCATCATTTCCTCCTGGATGCGGTGGCCGGAGTGCTCTCCGACGCCGACGTGGAGGTGACCGAGGTGGCGTGGGTCCCGCTGAGCGAGATCCCTGACAGGCTGGCCTACCCGGACGAGCGGAAGCTCATCGCCCGGGTGCCCGACCTGCTCGAGCGTCCTGCGTGA
- a CDS encoding CCA tRNA nucleotidyltransferase, whose product MTAAQRSAVAELLRVSPVADDLGRRFQAAGHELYLVGGSVRDALLGRLGDDLDFCTDARPDAVLALLDGWAEATWTTGIEFGTVGASRRGLRLEITTYRAEAYDRQSRNPVVRYGDSLADDLVRRDFAVNAMAVGLPDHRFVDLHGGLDDLAARVLRTPGAPEDSFADDPLRMLRAARFASQLQFDVAPEVVAAMTAMADQITRITAERIRDELTKLICGADPVVGLRLLVDTGLAAHVLPELPNMRMEIDEHAQHKDVYEHTLTVLQQAIDLEPDGPDFVLRMAALLHDIGKPATREIQDGGGVSFHHHEVVGAKMTRRRMKALRYPKDVTEQVATLVFLHLRFHGYGRGEWTDSAVRRYVTDAGELLPRLHRLVRSDCTTRNKRRAAALARSYDTLEDRIERLAAEEDLARIRPDLDGNAIMELLGIPPGPLVGRAWKHLKEVRLDRGVLPREEAEAELFRWAAENGITTSEG is encoded by the coding sequence TTGACCGCCGCTCAGCGCAGCGCCGTCGCCGAACTGCTCCGCGTCTCCCCCGTCGCCGACGACCTCGGTCGCCGGTTCCAGGCCGCCGGGCACGAGCTCTACCTCGTCGGGGGGTCGGTCCGCGACGCCCTGCTCGGGCGTCTGGGTGACGACCTCGACTTCTGCACCGATGCCCGGCCGGACGCCGTGCTCGCGCTGCTGGACGGCTGGGCCGAGGCCACCTGGACGACCGGGATCGAGTTCGGCACGGTCGGCGCCTCCCGGCGCGGCCTGCGCCTCGAGATCACGACGTACCGTGCCGAGGCCTACGACCGGCAGAGCCGGAACCCCGTCGTCCGGTACGGCGACTCGCTCGCCGACGACCTCGTGCGCCGGGATTTCGCGGTCAACGCGATGGCGGTCGGGCTCCCCGACCACCGGTTCGTCGACCTGCACGGTGGGCTCGACGACCTGGCCGCCCGCGTGCTGCGCACGCCGGGCGCGCCCGAGGACTCGTTCGCCGACGACCCGCTGCGGATGCTGCGGGCCGCGCGGTTCGCCTCCCAGCTGCAGTTCGACGTGGCCCCCGAGGTGGTCGCGGCGATGACCGCGATGGCCGACCAGATCACGCGGATCACCGCCGAGCGCATCCGGGACGAGCTCACCAAGCTGATCTGCGGCGCCGACCCGGTCGTCGGGCTGCGGCTGCTGGTCGACACCGGCCTGGCCGCCCACGTCCTGCCCGAGCTGCCGAACATGCGGATGGAGATCGACGAGCACGCCCAGCACAAGGACGTCTACGAGCACACGCTGACCGTCCTGCAGCAGGCGATCGACCTCGAGCCGGACGGGCCGGACTTCGTGCTGCGGATGGCCGCTCTGCTGCACGACATCGGCAAGCCGGCGACCCGGGAGATCCAGGACGGCGGCGGGGTCAGTTTCCACCACCACGAGGTGGTCGGCGCGAAGATGACCCGCCGACGGATGAAGGCTCTGCGCTACCCCAAGGACGTCACCGAGCAGGTGGCGACCCTGGTCTTCCTGCACCTGCGCTTCCACGGGTACGGCCGGGGCGAGTGGACCGACTCGGCCGTGCGCCGGTACGTGACCGACGCCGGCGAGTTGTTGCCACGCCTGCACCGTCTGGTCCGCTCGGACTGCACCACCCGGAACAAGCGCCGGGCGGCCGCGCTGGCCCGCTCCTACGACACGCTCGAGGACCGGATCGAGCGTCTGGCCGCCGAGGAGGACCTGGCCCGGATCCGGCCGGACCTCGACGGCAACGCGATCATGGAGCTCCTCGGCATCCCGCCGGGCCCGCTCGTCGGCCGCGCCTGGAAGCACCTGAAGGAGGTCCGCCTCGACCGCGGGGTGCTCCCCCGGGAAGAGGCCGAGGCCGAGCTCTTCCGCTGGGCCGCCGAGAACGGAATTACGACGTCAGAGGGGTAG
- a CDS encoding flavodoxin family protein: protein MRALVLNCTLKPSPEPSNTEALARVVTDELAANGVQIEFVRVVDHNVKPGVETDLGDGDGWPAIHEKVLNSEILIVATPTWVGTASSVAFGVLERMDAMLSETDDDGRPVAYNRVAGVVVTGNEDGAKNAIAAVSSGLIEIGYTVPGQSWTYWHLGPGAGPDYLDEEKGHDWSAKVGRQAAANLLGVARALAATPLTS, encoded by the coding sequence ATGCGCGCCCTGGTTCTCAACTGCACGCTCAAGCCCTCGCCCGAGCCCTCGAACACCGAGGCGCTGGCCCGGGTGGTCACCGACGAGCTCGCCGCCAACGGCGTCCAGATCGAGTTCGTCCGGGTGGTCGACCACAACGTCAAGCCGGGCGTCGAGACGGACCTGGGGGACGGAGACGGATGGCCGGCCATCCACGAGAAGGTGCTGAACTCGGAGATCCTGATCGTCGCGACGCCGACCTGGGTGGGGACCGCCTCGTCGGTCGCGTTCGGCGTGCTCGAACGGATGGACGCGATGCTGTCGGAGACCGACGACGACGGACGACCGGTCGCGTACAACCGGGTGGCCGGCGTCGTCGTCACCGGGAACGAGGACGGGGCGAAGAACGCGATCGCCGCGGTCTCCAGCGGTCTGATCGAGATCGGTTACACGGTGCCCGGCCAGTCCTGGACGTACTGGCATTTGGGCCCCGGCGCCGGACCCGACTACCTCGACGAGGAGAAGGGCCACGACTGGTCGGCGAAGGTCGGCCGCCAGGCCGCGGCCAACCTCCTCGGTGTCGCCCGGGCCCTGGCCGCTACCCCTCTGACGTCGTAA
- a CDS encoding MFS transporter, whose amino-acid sequence MNATPGAWRELGGLLRRADFRRLFGVRLTGQFGDGVFQAALAGSVLFNPDRQTEPVAVAFGFAVLLLPYSLLGPFTGILLDRYPRRNVLVWANVTRSVVLVGVAAVLWAGGRTWPFLLLALIAVAVNRFILGGLSAGMPHVARNRELITANAFSPTAGTVVLTIGVGAAVGLRSVVDAGDLGYAVVLLVASAAYLISAVLAGRFPVAALGPDRDDPTARLETVGSVVRGMVAGVRHLSERRAAAFALLTVGLGRIGFGVTTLALLLLYRNTLDGGGMFPSGDTGLGQVVLATGLGAGLAALVTPGVVRRISRRTWMTALLILLAVVWPVIVAVPTTAVVVAVALVGGWASQGIKIIVDAAVQSEVDDVYRGRVFALYDMLFNVCVVTGLLIAAFGLPDSGRSWPVFLGLGVGHLVLAAWVARWTDRLGWSRVSAVTPPARVFFDSSGREPGPD is encoded by the coding sequence GTGAATGCGACGCCGGGTGCGTGGCGTGAGTTGGGCGGGTTGCTGCGGCGGGCGGACTTCCGGCGGCTGTTCGGCGTCCGGCTCACCGGTCAGTTCGGCGACGGTGTCTTCCAGGCCGCGCTGGCCGGATCGGTGCTTTTCAACCCCGATCGACAGACCGAGCCGGTCGCGGTCGCGTTCGGATTCGCGGTCCTGCTGCTGCCGTACTCGCTGCTCGGCCCGTTCACCGGCATCCTGCTCGACCGTTACCCGCGCCGGAACGTCCTGGTGTGGGCGAACGTCACCCGCTCGGTCGTCCTGGTCGGGGTGGCCGCGGTGCTCTGGGCGGGCGGGCGCACCTGGCCGTTCCTGCTGCTCGCGCTCATCGCGGTGGCGGTCAACCGGTTCATCCTGGGCGGCCTCTCGGCCGGGATGCCGCACGTCGCCCGCAACCGCGAGCTGATCACCGCGAACGCGTTCTCCCCCACCGCCGGCACGGTCGTGCTGACGATCGGCGTCGGGGCCGCGGTCGGGCTGCGCAGCGTGGTCGACGCCGGCGACCTGGGCTACGCGGTGGTCCTGCTCGTCGCGTCGGCCGCGTACCTGATCTCCGCCGTCCTGGCCGGACGCTTCCCGGTCGCCGCGCTGGGCCCGGACCGCGATGACCCCACCGCCCGGCTGGAGACGGTCGGATCCGTGGTGCGCGGGATGGTCGCCGGGGTGCGGCACCTCTCCGAGCGGCGGGCCGCCGCGTTCGCGCTGCTCACCGTCGGCCTCGGGCGGATCGGGTTCGGCGTCACGACGCTGGCCCTGCTGCTGCTCTACCGGAACACCCTCGACGGCGGCGGGATGTTCCCGAGCGGCGACACCGGGCTCGGCCAGGTCGTGCTCGCGACCGGCCTCGGTGCCGGCCTGGCCGCACTCGTCACGCCCGGCGTCGTCCGCCGCATCTCCCGACGGACGTGGATGACCGCGCTGCTGATCCTTCTCGCGGTCGTCTGGCCGGTGATCGTCGCGGTACCGACGACGGCCGTCGTCGTCGCGGTCGCGCTCGTCGGCGGGTGGGCGAGCCAGGGGATCAAGATCATCGTCGACGCCGCCGTGCAGTCGGAGGTCGACGACGTCTACCGCGGACGGGTCTTCGCGCTCTACGACATGTTGTTCAACGTATGCGTGGTCACCGGGCTGCTGATCGCCGCGTTCGGGCTGCCCGACTCGGGCCGGTCCTGGCCGGTGTTCCTCGGGCTGGGCGTCGGGCACCTGGTGCTGGCGGCCTGGGTGGCCCGGTGGACCGATCGCCTCGGCTGGTCGCGGGTCAGCGCGGTCACGCCGCCGGCCCGAGTGTTCTTCGATTCATCGGGTAGGGAGCCGGGACCCGACTGA